A genomic segment from Bradyrhizobium diazoefficiens USDA 110 encodes:
- a CDS encoding RNA ligase family protein, with protein MRSFEFCLPSRGVAVSSGPDWLHEVKYDGYRLRLEREGHRVRLITRGGYNWASRYPWIVEAARKVRQKHFVLDGEAVVLGVDGISDFNALHSRKRDHEVQFCAFDILAEGGDDHRRLSLSMRKTNLERLLARRPEGVFVNPFERGQLGPDLFRAACNMGLEGLVSKRRDQPDQAGRSKHWVKVKNRSHPAMEREL; from the coding sequence ATGCGTTCATTTGAGTTTTGCCTTCCCAGCAGAGGTGTGGCCGTCTCTAGCGGGCCGGATTGGCTTCATGAAGTAAAGTATGACGGCTACCGTCTTCGCCTTGAGCGCGAGGGCCACCGGGTACGCCTGATCACGCGCGGCGGGTACAACTGGGCCAGTCGCTATCCTTGGATCGTCGAGGCCGCGCGCAAGGTCCGCCAGAAGCATTTCGTCCTCGATGGCGAAGCAGTCGTGCTCGGCGTCGATGGCATCTCCGATTTCAACGCACTTCACTCGCGCAAGCGCGACCACGAAGTGCAGTTCTGCGCCTTCGATATTCTCGCCGAAGGCGGCGACGATCACCGCAGGCTCTCGTTGTCGATGCGGAAGACGAACTTGGAGCGCCTGCTGGCGCGGCGTCCTGAAGGCGTTTTCGTTAATCCCTTTGAGCGTGGCCAGCTTGGACCTGACCTATTCCGCGCCGCGTGCAACATGGGTCTTGAAGGATTGGTATCGAAGCGTCGCGACCAGCCTGATCAGGCGGGCCGGAGCAAGCATTGGGTAAAGGTAAAAAACCGCAGTCACCCCGCGATGGAGCGGGAGCTGTGA
- a CDS encoding DUF6894 family protein translates to MPRYFFHITHERTEIDRVGEDLPDKHAAWKEATVTAGQILQGIDGNLVPGRDWRMEVADEFQNTLYVLHIRAEKPA, encoded by the coding sequence ATGCCGAGATATTTCTTTCACATTACGCACGAGCGCACCGAGATCGACCGCGTGGGCGAGGACCTCCCGGACAAGCATGCCGCGTGGAAGGAGGCCACTGTCACCGCCGGGCAGATACTACAGGGCATTGACGGGAACCTAGTACCGGGCCGAGACTGGCGGATGGAAGTGGCCGACGAGTTTCAGAACACGCTCTACGTTCTGCATATTCGGGCTGAAAAACCAGCGTAA
- a CDS encoding PAS domain S-box protein, protein MAIKGEPGLQREALVNEPALDRAERLANLLASIVESSDDVIVSKNLDGIITSWNKGAERIFGYSAAEAIGQPITLVIPEDRQSEEREILTRIRRGERLDHFETVRRRRDGSSIVVSLTVSPVKDAHGNIIGASKIARDITEHKRAQEQIRILAREAEHRSKNILANVQAIINLSQSDTSERLKEVISGRIQAMANVHSLFVETRWIGAEVSAIAKQELAPYLQEGQDKRIVMEGLQIVLEPTAAQAIAVVLHELATNAAKYGALSNAKGWIGLDWSRAEDGQLMLRWTELGGPRVNAPERKGFGSRLIEGTITPLGGKVHFDWRAEGLVCEIAVPT, encoded by the coding sequence TTGGCGATTAAAGGAGAGCCGGGACTTCAACGCGAAGCTCTCGTCAACGAGCCGGCCCTGGACCGTGCCGAGCGGTTGGCCAATCTGCTGGCCTCCATAGTTGAATCTAGCGACGACGTGATCGTTAGCAAGAATCTGGACGGCATTATTACAAGTTGGAATAAGGGGGCTGAGCGCATCTTCGGCTATTCGGCCGCCGAGGCGATCGGCCAGCCTATTACACTTGTGATCCCGGAGGACCGACAAAGCGAAGAACGCGAGATTTTAACCCGCATCCGACGAGGTGAGCGCCTCGACCATTTTGAGACTGTTCGCCGACGTAGGGATGGTAGCTCAATCGTCGTTTCGCTGACCGTTTCTCCTGTCAAAGATGCCCACGGCAACATCATTGGCGCATCTAAGATTGCTAGAGATATTACCGAGCACAAGCGAGCTCAGGAGCAGATTCGCATTCTGGCTCGCGAGGCGGAGCACCGAAGCAAGAACATCCTCGCGAACGTACAGGCAATCATCAATCTTTCTCAGTCCGACACCTCCGAGCGCCTCAAGGAAGTGATCAGCGGGCGCATCCAAGCGATGGCAAATGTTCACTCGCTGTTTGTTGAAACGCGGTGGATAGGAGCCGAGGTCTCGGCGATCGCCAAGCAAGAGCTCGCCCCTTATCTCCAAGAAGGCCAAGACAAGCGGATTGTGATGGAGGGTCTGCAAATTGTATTAGAACCCACCGCTGCACAGGCGATTGCTGTGGTTTTGCATGAATTAGCGACCAACGCTGCCAAGTATGGAGCGCTGTCTAACGCGAAAGGCTGGATTGGATTGGATTGGTCGCGAGCCGAGGATGGACAGCTAATGCTCCGCTGGACCGAATTGGGCGGTCCGAGGGTAAATGCGCCCGAACGCAAGGGCTTTGGTAGCCGCCTCATCGAAGGAACGATCACCCCACTTGGCGGCAAGGTGCATTTTGACTGGCGCGCGGAAGGGCTAGTTTGCGAAATCGCCGTTCCGACGTAA
- a CDS encoding cysteine hydrolase has product MGQLLAPPGPHAVHLCIDMQRLFAPYAPWATPWLERALPEAVRLIAHAPPRTVFTRFIPVRNKAEARDVWKAYYEKWECVTRDKADPGLLELMPALTRFVPPATVIDRQTYCAFTNRRLQAFLDEHQVDTLIVSGGETDVCVLATVLAAVDIGYRVILAEDALCSSSDESHDALINLYTKRFSLQIEVAPVASILARWSVVR; this is encoded by the coding sequence ATGGGGCAACTGCTCGCACCCCCCGGTCCTCACGCCGTCCATCTCTGCATCGACATGCAAAGGTTGTTCGCACCGTATGCCCCGTGGGCAACGCCCTGGTTGGAGCGTGCGCTACCCGAGGCGGTCAGGCTGATTGCGCACGCGCCGCCACGTACCGTCTTCACGCGCTTCATTCCGGTCCGTAACAAGGCCGAGGCGCGCGACGTCTGGAAAGCCTATTATGAGAAATGGGAATGCGTGACACGCGACAAGGCCGATCCGGGGTTGCTTGAGCTGATGCCGGCCCTGACACGCTTTGTGCCGCCTGCCACAGTCATCGACCGCCAGACTTACTGCGCATTCACCAATAGGCGCCTGCAAGCCTTTCTGGATGAGCATCAGGTGGACACGCTGATCGTGTCTGGCGGTGAGACCGATGTCTGTGTGCTCGCAACGGTGCTGGCTGCGGTCGATATCGGCTACCGTGTTATCCTCGCTGAGGACGCGCTCTGCAGCTCGTCTGATGAAAGTCACGATGCGCTCATCAATCTCTACACCAAGAGGTTCAGCTTGCAGATCGAGGTGGCGCCGGTTGCCAGCATCCTTGCGCGCTGGAGCGTCGTCAGGTGA
- a CDS encoding phosphatase PAP2 family protein: MSADIELARAIARHTRPLPERISGALTWGADEHILTAVAVGWWLWCRAKPLPQRHASDHVLLTTLASVLLPHLLKTHFDQVRPDRRTVRGHLHGIPLSGRALDAFPSGHAVHVGALASAAAVLSPAKRNLAWGLGAVLVSTRVFLLAHWASDVLAGLAIGVALERVIRRLTGFGRQGRSG; encoded by the coding sequence TTGTCCGCCGATATCGAACTTGCGCGTGCGATTGCGCGACACACCCGTCCGCTGCCGGAGCGGATTTCGGGCGCGCTGACCTGGGGAGCGGATGAGCATATTCTGACCGCGGTTGCCGTCGGATGGTGGCTCTGGTGTCGCGCCAAACCACTGCCGCAGCGGCACGCAAGCGATCATGTGCTGCTGACGACGCTCGCCTCTGTCCTGTTGCCACACCTTCTAAAAACGCATTTTGACCAGGTGCGGCCGGACCGGCGCACCGTGCGCGGCCATCTGCATGGCATCCCACTCTCCGGCCGCGCGCTGGATGCGTTCCCCTCGGGGCATGCCGTGCATGTCGGTGCCCTCGCATCCGCCGCCGCGGTCCTGTCGCCCGCCAAGCGCAATCTCGCGTGGGGCCTCGGCGCCGTTCTGGTGTCGACGCGCGTGTTCCTGCTGGCTCACTGGGCAAGTGATGTACTTGCGGGTCTGGCGATCGGAGTCGCGCTGGAGCGCGTCATAAGGCGGCTGACGGGATTTGGTCGTCAGGGAAGATCGGGCTAG
- a CDS encoding DUF3147 family protein → MVDYALRFLIGGLVVSLFAVIGDVLRPKSFAGLFGAAPSVALATLGLAFSKHGGDYVAIEGRSMMLGSIALAAYSVAVCQLLIRAEWSALKATLAAFAIWLVAAIGLKQFLIG, encoded by the coding sequence ATGGTGGACTACGCGCTGCGCTTTCTGATTGGCGGCTTGGTCGTTTCCCTGTTTGCGGTCATAGGCGACGTGCTGCGGCCCAAGAGCTTCGCGGGATTGTTTGGCGCCGCGCCCTCCGTAGCTCTAGCAACGCTCGGCCTCGCCTTCTCAAAACATGGCGGCGACTATGTTGCGATCGAAGGCCGCTCGATGATGCTCGGTTCGATCGCGCTCGCGGCTTACAGCGTTGCTGTTTGTCAGTTGCTGATACGGGCCGAATGGTCGGCGCTCAAGGCCACCCTCGCCGCTTTCGCGATCTGGCTTGTGGCCGCGATAGGCCTCAAGCAATTTTTGATAGGCTGA
- a CDS encoding DUF3147 family protein, whose protein sequence is MVVHFKFSALKQGRLYEYVVRFALGGLATVVAGLVADGAGPEAGGLMLAFPAIFCASATLIEKHERERKEKNGLRGQRRGKAAAALDAAGAGWGSLGLACFALFIWHGRALQPALCLAAGSLVWFAVAVLMWRLRRELRFGSPS, encoded by the coding sequence ATGGTTGTCCACTTCAAGTTCTCCGCACTCAAGCAGGGACGACTTTACGAATATGTCGTGCGTTTTGCATTGGGCGGGTTGGCAACCGTGGTGGCTGGCCTTGTCGCGGACGGGGCAGGGCCGGAGGCCGGCGGGCTGATGCTGGCCTTTCCAGCGATCTTCTGTGCCAGTGCGACCTTGATCGAGAAGCATGAGCGTGAGCGCAAGGAGAAAAACGGCCTGCGCGGGCAGCGACGCGGAAAGGCTGCCGCCGCACTTGATGCCGCCGGGGCCGGATGGGGAAGTCTGGGCCTTGCCTGCTTCGCGCTCTTCATCTGGCACGGACGCGCTTTACAGCCCGCGCTCTGCCTCGCAGCGGGTTCGCTCGTCTGGTTCGCGGTCGCCGTCCTCATGTGGCGCCTACGGCGCGAACTACGTTTCGGAAGTCCCTCCTAA
- a CDS encoding carbohydrate porin, which translates to MSEGLLTAVYQYQIRDGWTLQPNFQYIIHPGGGATNPSGPLAGTPLENASVFGLRTTLKF; encoded by the coding sequence GTGAGCGAAGGCCTTCTAACCGCCGTCTATCAGTACCAGATCAGGGATGGCTGGACGCTGCAGCCCAATTTTCAGTACATTATTCACCCCGGTGGAGGAGCAACGAACCCTTCAGGACCTCTAGCCGGAACGCCACTCGAGAATGCTTCCGTGTTCGGCTTGCGGACGACTCTTAAATTTTAG
- a CDS encoding IS110-like element ISBj4 family transposase: MSQTPSTAIAVIGIDIGKNSFHVVGHDTRGTVVLRQKWSRGQVEARLANMPPCLIGMEACVGAHHLSRKLASLGHDARLMPAKYVRPYSKGPKNDFNDAEAIAEAVQRPTMKFVATKTAEQLDLQALHRVRERLVSQRTGIINQIRAFMLERGIAVRQGIGFLRTELPTILATRTDALSPRMLCVIEELAGDWRRLDQRIDRLSGEIEALARQDQACSRLMTVPGIGPIISSAMVAAIGTGDVFSKGRDFGAWLGLVPKQISTGDRTILGKISRRGNRYLRVLFVQAAWVVLVRIKNWERYGLRSWIEAAKKRLHHNVLAIALANKLARIAWAVLAKGRAFELTRTNDAGVRPA; encoded by the coding sequence ATGTCCCAGACACCCAGTACCGCGATCGCCGTGATCGGCATCGATATCGGCAAAAACTCGTTCCACGTCGTGGGCCACGATACGCGCGGCACCGTCGTGCTGCGGCAAAAGTGGTCGCGTGGCCAGGTCGAGGCGCGGCTCGCCAATATGCCGCCTTGCCTGATCGGCATGGAAGCCTGCGTCGGCGCACATCATTTGAGCCGCAAACTCGCATCGTTAGGTCACGATGCCAGGTTGATGCCGGCCAAATATGTCCGCCCTTATAGCAAAGGACCGAAGAACGACTTCAATGACGCCGAAGCGATTGCCGAAGCCGTGCAGCGCCCGACGATGAAGTTCGTGGCGACCAAGACCGCGGAGCAACTGGATCTGCAGGCGCTGCATCGGGTGCGCGAGCGGCTGGTGTCGCAACGCACCGGCATCATCAACCAGATTCGCGCCTTCATGCTGGAACGCGGGATCGCGGTGCGCCAGGGTATCGGCTTCCTGCGCACAGAACTGCCCACCATCCTTGCGACGCGCACCGATGCCCTGTCGCCACGCATGTTGTGTGTCATCGAGGAGTTGGCAGGCGACTGGCGTCGGCTGGATCAGCGCATCGATAGGCTCTCCGGCGAGATCGAAGCACTGGCCCGTCAAGATCAGGCATGTTCGCGCCTGATGACGGTGCCTGGCATCGGGCCGATCATTTCGAGCGCCATGGTGGCCGCGATCGGCACTGGAGACGTCTTCTCCAAAGGCCGTGACTTCGGCGCCTGGCTCGGGCTGGTGCCCAAGCAGATCTCGACGGGAGACCGCACGATCCTCGGCAAAATCTCAAGGCGCGGCAATCGCTACCTCCGCGTTCTGTTCGTCCAGGCGGCATGGGTGGTGCTGGTCAGGATCAAGAACTGGGAACGTTACGGACTCAGATCCTGGATCGAAGCCGCCAAGAAGCGATTGCACCACAACGTGCTGGCGATCGCACTCGCCAACAAGCTTGCCCGCATCGCCTGGGCGGTGCTGGCTAAAGGACGCGCCTTCGAGCTGACAAGGACCAACGATGCAGGCGTCCGACCCGCTTGA
- a CDS encoding DUF6894 family protein, with protein MTRFFFHVHDGITIFDDVGLELPDIAAAQAAAIELSSKILNDGAEGPLWQDLTGRVEVTDSPGIGGQIFLVVNFSVTT; from the coding sequence ATGACCCGTTTCTTCTTCCATGTCCACGACGGCATTACCATCTTCGATGATGTCGGACTGGAACTTCCGGATATCGCCGCCGCGCAAGCAGCGGCGATCGAATTGAGCAGTAAAATCCTCAACGATGGAGCAGAGGGACCCTTGTGGCAGGACCTTACCGGGCGCGTCGAGGTGACCGACAGCCCCGGAATCGGCGGGCAGATCTTCCTTGTCGTCAACTTTTCGGTCACAACGTAA
- a CDS encoding AAA family ATPase — protein MLIVDGADHVEERLIAEVEELCPQLSHNLAWAKGRSLEGAMALAAELDRRAVAHSEPALRSLADSVRLVSLPTPRDDEHFQQHRRVAKALVKAFQLNSLIVEQKVRCDLERFTYGWAALQACTHFVPKKFSAAMNASLVGHRTAEHRISAAKAALRLQFREENDRRKQREADRTEAVERQAAPILEVIPDHHLVVARLSENEMKSPKLKEIIGPLKDVVNVALPLVQAPALYEARNTLLFEFPYASEVVDFALADLVGRETVHLRPLLIVGEPGGGKSRFARRLGEVLGVAVWRSDASRSDSASFGGTDRRWYSAEPCHAFLAIAQARIANPLVLVDEIEKAATRSDNGRLWDVLLAFLEAETSSRYPDPALQTNLDLSQVSYVATANRLDPLPGPIRDRFRVVSFPKPTSKDLDALLPAVLTDLARERGLDQSWVTPLDGIEHEAVARNWAGGSVRRLRRVVEAVLRERDIHASRN, from the coding sequence ATGCTGATTGTCGATGGCGCCGATCACGTTGAGGAGCGGCTCATCGCTGAAGTCGAAGAGCTCTGCCCGCAGTTGTCCCATAATCTCGCATGGGCTAAAGGCAGGTCGTTAGAGGGCGCAATGGCGCTGGCGGCTGAACTCGATCGCCGCGCGGTCGCTCATAGTGAGCCAGCTCTCAGGAGCCTTGCTGATAGTGTCCGGCTCGTGAGCTTGCCGACGCCACGTGATGACGAACACTTCCAGCAGCATCGCAGGGTCGCCAAGGCACTGGTCAAGGCCTTTCAGCTGAATTCGCTGATCGTCGAACAGAAGGTTCGCTGCGACCTTGAACGGTTCACCTATGGCTGGGCCGCGCTACAGGCCTGCACGCATTTTGTGCCAAAGAAGTTCTCTGCGGCAATGAACGCCTCCCTGGTCGGGCACCGCACGGCCGAGCATCGCATCTCCGCAGCCAAAGCGGCGTTGCGACTTCAGTTCAGGGAGGAGAATGACCGCCGAAAGCAACGGGAAGCCGACCGGACCGAAGCCGTCGAGCGACAAGCCGCCCCGATCCTCGAGGTCATTCCCGATCATCATCTCGTCGTTGCGCGTCTGTCCGAAAACGAGATGAAGAGCCCCAAGCTCAAGGAGATCATCGGGCCGCTGAAGGACGTCGTCAACGTCGCCTTACCGCTCGTTCAGGCACCGGCGTTGTACGAAGCGCGCAACACCCTGCTGTTCGAGTTCCCGTACGCCAGCGAGGTCGTCGACTTCGCCTTGGCAGATCTCGTTGGACGCGAGACAGTGCATTTGCGCCCCCTCCTGATCGTTGGCGAGCCCGGCGGTGGTAAGAGCCGGTTCGCCCGCCGACTGGGCGAGGTCTTGGGTGTCGCCGTATGGCGGAGCGATGCAAGCCGCTCCGATAGTGCTTCCTTCGGGGGCACGGACCGGCGCTGGTACTCAGCCGAGCCGTGTCACGCCTTCCTCGCAATTGCGCAGGCACGCATTGCCAATCCGCTCGTGCTGGTCGACGAGATCGAGAAGGCTGCGACGCGAAGCGACAATGGCCGACTTTGGGACGTGCTGCTCGCATTTCTCGAAGCGGAGACGAGCTCGCGCTATCCCGATCCCGCGCTTCAGACAAATCTTGATCTGTCGCAGGTAAGTTACGTCGCTACCGCAAACCGTCTCGATCCCCTGCCCGGTCCGATCCGGGACCGGTTCCGGGTCGTGAGCTTTCCCAAACCGACCTCCAAGGATCTCGACGCCCTGCTGCCGGCCGTGTTGACCGATCTCGCGAGGGAGCGCGGCCTCGATCAGAGTTGGGTGACGCCGCTCGATGGCATTGAGCACGAGGCGGTCGCGAGAAACTGGGCCGGTGGCTCGGTGCGCCGCCTGCGTCGTGTTGTCGAAGCCGTCCTGCGCGAGCGCGACATCCACGCATCGAGGAACTGA